One genomic segment of Pseudomonadota bacterium includes these proteins:
- a CDS encoding secondary thiamine-phosphate synthase enzyme YjbQ: MKQAMHTLRTRAPRRGLVEITAEVRRWVATQPIEAGILTLFCRHTSASLLIQENAAPAVRADLEMFFARLAPEDGSYTHDDEGPDDMPAHLRTALTQVQLTIPVSGNQPMLGTWQGIYLFEHRAVPTERQIVLHLMG, from the coding sequence ATGAAGCAGGCGATGCACACTTTGCGGACGCGGGCGCCGCGCCGCGGATTGGTCGAGATAACCGCCGAGGTGCGCCGCTGGGTCGCTACCCAACCGATCGAGGCGGGGATTCTCACGCTGTTCTGTCGACACACTTCGGCGTCCCTGCTCATTCAGGAAAATGCCGCGCCCGCGGTGCGCGCCGATCTCGAGATGTTTTTCGCACGCCTCGCACCCGAGGACGGTTCGTATACACACGACGACGAAGGACCCGACGACATGCCGGCGCACTTGCGCACCGCGCTGACGCAGGTGCAGCTGACGATTCCGGTTTCCGGCAACCAGCCGATGCTCGGAACGTGGCAGGGAATCTATCTCTTTGAGCATCGCGCCGTTCCGACCGAGCGGCAGATCGTGCTGCATCTCATGGGCTAG
- a CDS encoding DUF5658 family protein, which yields MPQPSIERRVPIERRRSVLRALWHGNFQRRRIAPRRDTERHIVVTDWFHPQWLAVGVLILVLCGADAFLTLILIGHGANEVNPLMDPLVRGSGHSFAYWKFGLTALGVVVLTLLARLRFFGKAVGWVLYAVLGMYCVLVGYELFLLRNIPLD from the coding sequence ATGCCTCAACCCAGTATCGAACGACGCGTCCCCATCGAACGGCGTCGTTCCGTCCTTCGTGCGTTGTGGCATGGCAACTTCCAACGCCGACGCATCGCTCCGCGCCGCGACACCGAACGTCACATCGTCGTTACCGACTGGTTTCATCCGCAGTGGCTCGCGGTCGGCGTCCTGATCCTGGTTCTGTGCGGCGCCGACGCGTTCCTGACGCTCATTCTGATCGGCCATGGTGCGAATGAGGTCAATCCGCTCATGGATCCGCTGGTCCGCGGCTCGGGGCACAGCTTCGCTTACTGGAAATTCGGCTTGACCGCCCTGGGTGTCGTCGTTCTGACGCTCTTGGCGCGGCTGCGTTTTTTCGGCAAGGCGGTGGGATGGGTGTTGTACGCCGTCCTTGGAATGTATTGCGTGCTCGTGGGTTACGAGCTCTTTCTTTTACGTAACATTCCCCTAGATTAG
- a CDS encoding 2-oxoglutarate dehydrogenase E1 component has protein sequence MAGSLGELLASTPLSGGNAPYVEALYEQFLTDPQSVDAKWRDYFQKLRDGAGAEQIHSAVQAGILQRAGKPRLAAGAVSRGGETAAKQGAVSRLVQIYANRGHLIANLDPLGLQKRERPRVLELGYFGLTDADLDTEFLTGSRPSELAPRLKLREIVAQLEYAYCGTIGAEFAHVSNTEERLWLQDQYLVGRLTGKLTVEEQKNILWQLSAAEGLERYLHTKYVGQKRFSLEGGDSMIPLLDDLIQRGGEQGVEECVIGMAHRGRLNVLVNLLGKSPSVLFNEFEGKYDTAHMQGSGDVKYHKGFSSDLRTPGGNVHVALAFNPSHLEVVNPVVEGSVRARQERRGDTAGTRVLPILIHGDSAFAGQGVVMETLQLSQARAFFTGGSVHVIINNQVGFTTSDPRDTRSTMYCSDVAKMLETPIFHVNGDDPEAVVFVTRLALAYRQRFHKDVVIDLVCYRRHGHNEADEPAATQPVMYQTIRKHPTTRKIYADRLAAAGVLTDAEAAALSESYRQGLDEGRPQARASLGMIGNKYTVDWSKYLGNDWTERVKGGGNMARLKSLGERIVKVPENFALHPRVAQVMANRVKMIHGELPLDWGCAETLAYASILEEGNSIRFTGQDAGRGTFFHRHAVLHEQATGAQYIPLQHIAERQPSFQITDSVLSEEAVLGFEYGYSTTDPSALVIWEGQFGDFVNGAQVIIDQFISSGEAKWGRLCGLALFLPHGYEGQGPEHSSARLERFLQLCAENNMAVCVPSTPAQMYHMIRRQILRSLRKPLIVMTPKSLLRHELSVSSLEDLANGEFAVVIDDIDKPQAANVRRVVLSSGKVYFDLLKARRATSNNDVALVRVEQLYPFPVPEMEALLAKYPNAREVVWCQEEPQNQGAWYQIRHRLQAMVGKRELLYAGRPPAAAPATGISKIHDAEQRGLIEAALTATNKEDGARETKRLTATPAAATGTSR, from the coding sequence ATGGCCGGAAGCCTTGGCGAGTTGCTGGCATCCACGCCTCTGTCGGGTGGCAACGCTCCTTACGTTGAAGCTCTTTATGAGCAGTTCCTGACCGATCCTCAATCGGTCGATGCGAAGTGGCGCGACTACTTTCAGAAGTTGCGCGACGGCGCGGGTGCCGAACAGATTCACTCCGCCGTGCAGGCGGGAATTCTGCAACGCGCCGGCAAGCCGCGGCTCGCGGCAGGTGCGGTATCGCGCGGCGGTGAAACGGCCGCCAAGCAGGGCGCGGTCTCGCGCCTGGTGCAGATCTACGCCAATCGCGGCCATCTGATCGCCAATCTCGATCCGCTCGGGCTGCAGAAACGCGAACGGCCGCGCGTACTCGAGCTCGGCTATTTCGGCCTCACCGATGCCGACCTCGACACCGAGTTCCTGACCGGTTCGCGTCCGAGCGAGCTCGCACCGCGGCTCAAGCTGCGCGAGATTGTCGCCCAGCTCGAATATGCCTACTGCGGCACGATCGGCGCCGAGTTCGCGCACGTGTCGAATACCGAAGAACGCCTGTGGCTGCAGGACCAGTACCTGGTCGGCCGTCTGACGGGCAAGCTCACCGTCGAAGAACAAAAAAACATTCTGTGGCAGCTCTCGGCGGCCGAAGGCCTCGAGCGTTACCTGCACACCAAATACGTCGGCCAGAAGCGCTTCTCGCTCGAAGGCGGCGATTCGATGATTCCGCTGCTCGACGATCTCATCCAGCGCGGCGGCGAGCAGGGCGTCGAAGAGTGTGTCATCGGCATGGCGCATCGCGGCCGCCTCAACGTACTGGTGAACTTGTTAGGCAAGTCGCCGTCGGTGCTGTTCAACGAATTCGAAGGCAAATACGACACCGCGCACATGCAAGGCTCGGGCGACGTGAAGTACCACAAAGGCTTCTCGTCGGATCTGCGCACGCCCGGCGGCAACGTACACGTCGCACTCGCGTTCAACCCCTCGCACCTCGAGGTGGTGAACCCGGTGGTCGAAGGTTCGGTGCGCGCGCGGCAGGAGCGCCGCGGCGACACGGCCGGCACGCGCGTATTGCCCATCCTCATTCACGGCGACTCGGCCTTCGCCGGCCAGGGCGTCGTCATGGAGACGCTGCAGCTGTCGCAGGCGCGCGCGTTCTTCACCGGTGGCAGCGTCCACGTCATCATCAACAACCAGGTGGGTTTCACCACCTCGGATCCGCGCGACACGCGTTCGACGATGTACTGCTCGGACGTCGCGAAGATGCTCGAGACGCCCATCTTCCACGTGAACGGCGACGATCCGGAAGCCGTCGTGTTCGTCACGCGCCTCGCGCTGGCCTACCGCCAGCGGTTCCACAAGGACGTGGTCATCGACCTCGTGTGTTATCGCCGTCACGGCCACAACGAGGCGGATGAGCCGGCGGCCACGCAGCCGGTGATGTACCAGACCATCCGCAAACATCCGACCACGCGCAAGATCTACGCCGACCGCCTCGCGGCCGCCGGTGTGCTGACCGATGCCGAAGCCGCCGCCTTGAGCGAGTCGTATCGCCAGGGTCTCGACGAAGGGCGCCCGCAGGCGCGCGCCTCGCTCGGCATGATCGGCAACAAGTACACCGTCGACTGGAGCAAGTATCTCGGCAACGACTGGACCGAGCGCGTGAAGGGCGGCGGCAACATGGCGCGCCTGAAATCGCTCGGCGAACGCATCGTGAAAGTCCCCGAGAATTTCGCGCTGCATCCGCGCGTCGCGCAGGTCATGGCGAATCGCGTGAAGATGATTCACGGGGAATTGCCGCTCGACTGGGGCTGCGCGGAAACGTTGGCGTACGCCAGCATCCTCGAGGAAGGCAATTCGATCCGCTTCACCGGGCAGGACGCCGGCCGCGGCACTTTCTTCCATCGCCATGCCGTGTTGCACGAGCAGGCCACCGGCGCGCAGTACATTCCGCTGCAGCACATCGCGGAGCGTCAGCCTTCGTTCCAGATCACGGACTCCGTGTTGTCGGAAGAGGCCGTGCTCGGTTTCGAATACGGTTACTCGACCACCGATCCGTCGGCGCTCGTCATCTGGGAAGGCCAGTTCGGCGATTTCGTCAACGGTGCGCAGGTCATCATCGACCAGTTCATCAGCTCGGGCGAAGCGAAGTGGGGCCGCCTCTGCGGTCTCGCGCTGTTCCTGCCGCATGGCTACGAAGGCCAGGGGCCGGAGCATTCCTCCGCGCGCCTCGAACGCTTCCTGCAGCTGTGCGCGGAGAACAACATGGCGGTGTGTGTGCCGTCGACGCCGGCGCAGATGTATCACATGATTCGCCGGCAGATCCTGCGCAGTCTGCGCAAACCGCTCATCGTGATGACACCGAAGTCGCTGCTGCGTCACGAGCTGTCCGTGTCTTCGCTCGAAGACCTGGCCAATGGCGAATTTGCCGTCGTCATCGACGACATCGACAAGCCGCAGGCGGCGAACGTGCGCCGCGTGGTGTTGTCCTCCGGCAAGGTGTACTTCGACCTGCTGAAGGCGCGCCGAGCGACCAGCAACAATGACGTTGCCCTGGTGAGAGTCGAGCAGCTGTATCCATTCCCGGTGCCGGAGATGGAAGCTTTGCTCGCGAAGTATCCCAACGCACGCGAAGTCGTGTGGTGCCAGGAAGAGCCGCAGAACCAGGGCGCCTGGTACCAGATCCGCCATCGCCTGCAGGCGATGGTGGGGAAACGCGAGTTGCTGTACGCCGGCCGTCCGCCGGCCGCTGCGCCCGCGACCGGTATTTCGAAGATCCACGACGCCGAGCAGCGCGGCCTGATCGAAGCCGCGTTGACGGCCACCAACAAAGAAGACGGGGCGCGCGAAACCAAGCGCCTCACGGCAACGCCAGCGGCCGCCACTGGCACGTCGCGTTAA
- a CDS encoding ATP-binding protein gives MVVMLTTTAIALSAAGAALLFTDLRDNRAAWADDLLTEADILSLSVQPTLSFNDREGAQRAVIALQARESIRVAALYTADGANFVQYARRGENPAPAMVPAIAPGIHIDGAQVDLVKVVKQGDEMLGTIYLRAQYDVEGRVRAYLSVLGAVMVIGFIAALLASSWLQRVVSRPMESMANVARQIVEKRDYSFRAEKTTDDEIGVVIDAFNKMLDEVQSHSRALETSEKLYRAIGESINYGVWVTSADGRTIYASDSFLRLVGLTMQQAADDGWRSVLHPDDIEETMSAWKECARTGSTWYREHRMLGVDGKYHSILAQGVPIRDEQGQVQRWAGINLDISRLKNTERALLEADRRKDEFLATLAHELRNPLAPIRNAVRILDSAAADERQRKWGREVIARQVHRMSLLLDDLLDVSRITRGQLELKKDYVDLKSVVGVAVETARPLMDAKQHRLTVHLPAENIKLEADPLRLSQVIGNLLTNAAKYTDPEGAIALNARIENAELVIGIRDNGIGLTPEVMPGLFTMFSQVNSAVDRAEGGLGIGLALVKGLVALHGGRVEVKSEGLGKGSEFIVHLPHKVLAPKNEATQEADSGAANASSVRRGRVLVADDNRDAAESLALVLRFAGYEVFIAFGGAEALEIAARERPDAGLIDIGMPGMSGHEVARRMRHEAWGKNAVLIALTGWGQEQDKQAAIAAGFDEHMTKPVDPVDVERMLGDRLLSSAKPHAGGPSESVGNG, from the coding sequence ATGGTTGTAATGCTTACAACGACCGCGATCGCGCTCTCCGCAGCCGGCGCGGCGCTTCTGTTCACCGACCTGCGCGACAACCGCGCGGCCTGGGCCGACGATTTGCTGACTGAAGCCGACATTCTTTCGCTCTCCGTTCAGCCGACATTGTCTTTCAACGATCGCGAAGGCGCGCAGCGCGCGGTCATCGCCCTGCAGGCGCGCGAATCCATTCGCGTGGCGGCACTTTATACCGCCGACGGCGCCAATTTCGTCCAATACGCAAGGCGCGGGGAGAACCCGGCACCGGCAATGGTGCCGGCCATCGCGCCCGGAATACACATCGACGGCGCGCAGGTGGACCTCGTGAAGGTCGTCAAACAGGGCGACGAAATGCTCGGCACTATCTACCTGCGGGCGCAATACGATGTCGAGGGGCGCGTGCGCGCATATCTCAGCGTACTCGGGGCAGTGATGGTCATCGGCTTCATCGCGGCGCTGCTGGCCTCGAGCTGGCTGCAACGCGTGGTGAGCCGGCCGATGGAATCCATGGCCAATGTGGCGCGGCAGATCGTGGAAAAACGCGACTACTCCTTTCGCGCGGAGAAAACCACCGACGACGAGATCGGCGTGGTCATCGACGCATTCAACAAGATGCTCGACGAGGTGCAGTCGCATTCGCGCGCGCTCGAGACGAGCGAGAAGCTGTATCGCGCCATCGGCGAATCCATCAACTACGGCGTATGGGTGACGAGCGCCGACGGCCGCACGATCTACGCCAGCGATTCGTTCCTGCGGCTCGTGGGCCTCACGATGCAGCAGGCCGCGGACGACGGCTGGCGCAGCGTGCTGCATCCGGACGACATCGAGGAAACGATGTCCGCCTGGAAGGAATGCGCGCGCACCGGCAGCACCTGGTATCGCGAGCACCGCATGCTGGGTGTGGACGGCAAGTACCACTCCATCCTCGCGCAGGGTGTGCCGATCCGCGACGAACAAGGCCAGGTGCAGCGCTGGGCCGGCATCAATCTCGACATCTCGCGTCTGAAAAACACCGAACGCGCGCTGCTCGAAGCCGACCGCCGCAAGGACGAATTCCTGGCGACGCTCGCCCACGAACTGCGCAATCCGCTGGCACCGATCCGCAATGCGGTGCGTATTCTCGATTCCGCCGCCGCCGACGAGAGGCAGCGCAAGTGGGGCCGCGAGGTCATCGCGCGCCAGGTCCATCGCATGTCGCTGCTGCTCGACGACCTGCTCGACGTTTCGCGCATCACGCGCGGCCAGCTCGAGCTCAAGAAGGACTACGTCGATCTGAAATCGGTGGTGGGTGTCGCAGTGGAAACCGCAAGGCCGCTGATGGACGCCAAGCAGCACCGGCTCACCGTCCATCTACCCGCCGAGAACATCAAGCTCGAAGCCGATCCGCTGCGCCTCTCGCAGGTCATCGGCAACCTGCTGACGAATGCTGCGAAATACACCGACCCGGAAGGCGCCATCGCGCTGAATGCGCGCATCGAAAACGCCGAGCTCGTCATCGGCATCCGCGATAACGGCATCGGGCTCACGCCGGAAGTGATGCCGGGGCTGTTCACCATGTTCTCGCAGGTCAATTCGGCGGTGGATCGCGCCGAAGGCGGGCTGGGTATCGGGCTGGCGCTGGTGAAAGGACTGGTGGCGCTGCACGGCGGACGCGTGGAAGTGAAGAGCGAGGGACTGGGTAAGGGCAGCGAATTCATCGTGCACCTGCCGCACAAAGTTTTGGCGCCGAAGAACGAAGCCACGCAGGAGGCAGATAGCGGCGCCGCGAATGCCAGCTCCGTGCGGCGCGGCCGCGTGCTCGTCGCGGATGACAATCGCGATGCCGCCGAATCGCTGGCGCTGGTGCTGCGCTTCGCGGGTTACGAAGTGTTCATCGCGTTCGGCGGTGCCGAGGCGCTGGAAATCGCCGCCCGCGAGCGGCCCGATGCCGGGCTCATCGACATCGGCATGCCCGGCATGAGCGGCCATGAAGTTGCGCGCCGCATGCGGCACGAAGCCTGGGGGAAAAACGCGGTATTGATCGCGCTGACCGGCTGGGGCCAGGAGCAGGATAAACAAGCCGCGATTGCCGCGGGGTTCGACGAACACATGACGAAGCCCGTGGACCCGGTCGATGTGGAACGCATGTTAGGCGATCGGCTCCTGTCGTCCGCGAAGCCACACGCCGGCGGGCCCAGCGAATCCGTCGGCAATGGCTGA
- a CDS encoding TonB-dependent receptor — protein sequence MICAAGKTAAVVMAVLLTMTQAVRAQQLADAGGPINELGRMSLEELANVEVTSVSKSAQSLSSAPASIYVITREEILRTGVLSIPEALRLAPNMQVTQLNSSEYSNGARGLAGSPDLQNFSNKTLILIDGRSVYSPLFSGVVYDMQDVLMDDIDRIEVISGPGATLWGANAMNGVINIITRKAADTKGALIRLDAGDEEQAIGARYGGALGDDGAFRVYAKWFDRGASNFANGDSAQDDWSKWQAGFRTEFGSPEDMFTVQGDYERASQNFLEDDGVGFTGANVLGRWEHAGPVSTRVQVYYDRVQRDHPPSGIAYDIDTYDFELQQSAALGTRHHLIWGVGRRSNDYHTVNNVLAFVPDHRTLEQTNLFVQDNIALTDEIKLVAGIKLEDNSYSDWSVLPDLRLSWSPNDTTLLWIAGSRAIRAPTPFDTDVQEFVDGQLFLRGDPDFKPEKVTAYEIGYRGQPSATVSFSASVFYDEYDDLRSIEITPVTLLPLRWGNFIEGSTYGIEAWANLQVNAWWRLSPGYRSVHKRLEFSEGGSGLAGIGQAGNDPTSRYLLKSSMDFGKFSVDAVWRKVGAMPSPAVPEYTELSAHVGWRASERLEIAVKGFNLLNETHREYAEPQGREIRRSVMAELRYSY from the coding sequence ATGATCTGCGCAGCCGGCAAAACCGCGGCCGTCGTCATGGCCGTGTTGCTGACGATGACGCAAGCCGTCCGCGCGCAGCAGCTGGCCGATGCCGGTGGCCCCATCAACGAGCTCGGCCGCATGTCGCTCGAAGAGCTCGCCAACGTCGAGGTCACCTCGGTTTCCAAGAGCGCGCAGAGCCTGTCGAGCGCGCCGGCCTCCATCTACGTGATCACGCGCGAAGAAATCCTGCGCACGGGTGTGCTCAGCATTCCCGAAGCATTGCGGCTCGCGCCGAACATGCAGGTGACGCAGCTCAATTCGAGCGAATACTCCAACGGCGCGCGTGGGCTCGCCGGTTCGCCCGACCTGCAGAACTTCTCCAACAAGACTCTGATCCTCATCGACGGGCGCAGCGTGTATTCGCCGCTGTTTTCCGGTGTCGTCTACGACATGCAGGATGTGCTCATGGATGACATCGATCGCATCGAAGTCATCTCCGGGCCCGGCGCCACGTTGTGGGGCGCGAACGCAATGAACGGCGTGATCAACATCATCACGCGCAAGGCCGCCGACACGAAGGGTGCGCTGATCCGTCTCGATGCCGGGGACGAGGAGCAGGCGATCGGCGCGCGCTACGGCGGCGCGCTCGGCGACGACGGCGCGTTTCGTGTGTACGCCAAGTGGTTCGATCGCGGCGCCAGCAATTTCGCCAACGGCGACAGCGCGCAGGACGACTGGAGCAAGTGGCAGGCCGGGTTCCGTACGGAGTTCGGCTCGCCAGAGGACATGTTCACAGTGCAGGGCGACTATGAACGCGCCAGCCAGAATTTCCTCGAGGACGACGGCGTCGGCTTCACCGGCGCGAACGTGCTCGGCCGATGGGAACACGCGGGCCCGGTTTCGACGCGTGTGCAGGTCTACTACGACCGTGTGCAGCGCGACCACCCGCCGAGCGGCATCGCATACGACATCGACACCTATGACTTCGAGTTGCAGCAGAGCGCAGCGCTCGGTACGCGGCACCACCTCATCTGGGGTGTGGGCCGGCGTTCGAACGACTATCACACCGTCAACAACGTGCTCGCGTTCGTCCCCGACCATCGCACGCTCGAGCAGACCAACCTGTTCGTCCAGGACAACATCGCGCTGACCGACGAGATCAAGCTGGTGGCGGGCATCAAGCTCGAGGACAACAGCTACTCGGACTGGAGCGTCCTGCCGGACCTGCGGCTTTCCTGGTCGCCGAACGACACCACGCTTCTCTGGATCGCCGGTTCGCGGGCGATCCGCGCGCCGACCCCGTTCGACACGGACGTGCAGGAGTTCGTCGACGGACAGCTGTTCCTGAGAGGCGATCCGGACTTCAAGCCGGAGAAAGTGACCGCGTACGAGATCGGTTATCGCGGCCAGCCCAGCGCCACCGTGTCGTTCTCCGCAAGCGTCTTCTACGACGAGTACGACGATTTGCGCAGCATCGAGATCACCCCGGTGACCTTGCTGCCGTTGCGCTGGGGGAATTTCATCGAGGGCAGCACGTACGGTATCGAGGCCTGGGCCAATCTGCAGGTGAACGCCTGGTGGCGTCTGTCGCCCGGATATCGCTCGGTGCACAAGCGGCTGGAATTCAGCGAGGGCGGGTCGGGTCTCGCCGGTATCGGCCAGGCAGGCAACGATCCCACCTCGAGGTATCTGCTCAAATCCTCGATGGACTTCGGCAAGTTCAGCGTCGATGCGGTGTGGCGCAAAGTCGGCGCGATGCCAAGCCCCGCGGTTCCGGAATACACCGAACTCTCGGCGCACGTCGGCTGGCGCGCCAGCGAGCGTCTCGAGATCGCTGTCAAGGGTTTCAACTTACTTAACGAAACGCATCGTGAGTACGCGGAACCGCAGGGCCGCGAGATTCGCCGCAGCGTCATGGCGGAGCTGCGCTACAGCTACTGA
- a CDS encoding YfiR family protein has translation MKAAFLYRFASYIDWPEDAPAVGPFVIAVYGAEDVAKQLDELLPKMTVHGRAALVRRVTRASELDGVHILYVGPREPLARSRSVREAAIQLPILIVTDDEKGLDAGGVINFIEVSRNVRFEVSLAAADRARLKIASGLLSVAARVERRPQAWFNCADPYMQRHRNSACVIRVAMTETRSSQ, from the coding sequence GTGAAAGCCGCATTCCTTTATCGTTTTGCTTCGTACATCGACTGGCCTGAGGACGCTCCGGCGGTGGGTCCGTTCGTCATCGCTGTGTACGGCGCCGAGGACGTCGCCAAACAACTCGACGAACTACTGCCGAAGATGACGGTGCACGGGCGCGCCGCGCTGGTACGCAGGGTCACGCGCGCCTCGGAGCTCGACGGCGTGCACATCTTGTATGTCGGACCCAGAGAGCCGTTGGCGCGCAGCCGCTCCGTGCGGGAGGCGGCGATTCAATTGCCCATCCTCATCGTCACCGACGATGAGAAGGGTCTCGATGCCGGCGGCGTGATCAATTTCATCGAGGTGTCGCGCAACGTCCGTTTCGAGGTTTCGCTGGCAGCCGCGGATCGTGCGCGGCTCAAGATAGCTTCCGGCTTGCTGTCGGTGGCCGCACGGGTGGAGCGGCGGCCGCAGGCGTGGTTCAACTGCGCCGACCCCTATATGCAGCGTCATCGAAACTCCGCCTGCGTCATCCGCGTGGCGATGACTGAAACGCGGTCGAGCCAATGA
- a CDS encoding choice-of-anchor J domain-containing protein codes for MSSAAANADVIYNEGFDDVANLAAAGWVQSNNSTPGGETGWFQGNSGIFAAESGAADSYIAANYLNAGLGGNVDNWLITPVFHIEQATLITFATRTAGGLPGDNLEVLYSLGGTNTSDFFSLGSILSAVYPIDWGTFSLVGTGTADIRLAFRYLVTDTLNNGDYIGIDSLSVAVPEPSTIALFAAALLMMFVATRRRRGQI; via the coding sequence GTGAGCAGCGCGGCGGCAAATGCCGACGTCATTTACAACGAAGGATTCGACGACGTCGCCAACCTCGCGGCCGCCGGCTGGGTCCAGTCCAATAACAGCACGCCGGGTGGCGAAACCGGCTGGTTTCAAGGCAACTCGGGCATCTTCGCCGCCGAGTCGGGCGCCGCGGACTCGTACATCGCGGCTAACTACCTCAATGCGGGTCTGGGTGGAAACGTCGACAACTGGCTCATCACGCCCGTGTTCCACATCGAGCAGGCCACGTTGATCACGTTTGCAACCCGCACCGCGGGCGGGCTTCCGGGGGACAACCTCGAAGTGCTGTACAGCCTGGGCGGCACCAACACGTCGGACTTCTTCTCGCTCGGGTCGATCCTGAGCGCGGTGTATCCGATCGATTGGGGCACGTTCTCGCTGGTCGGCACCGGCACCGCCGACATCCGGCTCGCATTCCGTTATCTCGTGACGGATACGCTGAACAACGGCGACTACATCGGAATCGATTCGCTTTCGGTTGCCGTACCGGAACCGTCCACGATTGCGCTGTTCGCCGCTGCACTGCTGATGATGTTCGTGGCAACACGCCGTCGTCGCGGCCAGATCTGA
- the odhB gene encoding 2-oxoglutarate dehydrogenase complex dihydrolipoyllysine-residue succinyltransferase — protein sequence MAIEIKVPQLPESVADATLVTWHKQAGQAVTRDENLADLETDKVVLEVPAPVSGVLKELRIVAGTSVTSGQVLAVLEEGAAAVAAPAPAPAAAKPAPAAAAPAPAAAKAAAAPAGGDKLAPSVRRMVEEKQLDPSKIPASGRDGRITKGDVVDYLDKPAAAAPDKVAAVAAPATVSGAAGRQDQRVPMTRLRARIAQRLLEAQQTQAQLTTFNEVDLKAVMDVRAKYKDSFEKKHGVKLGFMSFFVKAAVEALKRFPTVNASIEGNDIVYHEYYDIGVAVSTEKGLMVPVLRDADLQSYADVEKNIGVFATRAREGKITLEELTGGTFSITNGGTFGSLQSTPIVNMPQSAILGMHKTMDRPVVVNGEIVIRPMMYVALSYDHRIIDGREAVQFLVTIKDCLEDPARLLLGV from the coding sequence ATGGCCATTGAAATCAAAGTTCCGCAGTTACCCGAGTCGGTCGCCGATGCGACGCTCGTCACCTGGCACAAACAGGCTGGGCAGGCCGTGACGCGGGATGAAAACCTCGCGGACCTCGAGACCGACAAGGTCGTGCTCGAAGTCCCCGCGCCAGTCAGCGGCGTGTTGAAGGAATTGCGCATCGTCGCCGGCACGTCGGTCACCAGTGGCCAGGTGCTCGCCGTTCTCGAAGAAGGCGCCGCGGCTGTTGCTGCTCCTGCTCCTGCTCCCGCTGCCGCCAAGCCTGCCCCTGCTGCTGCCGCTCCGGCGCCCGCTGCCGCGAAAGCCGCCGCCGCACCCGCGGGTGGTGACAAGCTCGCTCCCTCGGTGCGCCGCATGGTCGAAGAAAAGCAACTCGACCCGTCGAAGATTCCGGCCTCGGGCCGCGATGGACGCATCACCAAGGGCGATGTCGTGGACTATCTGGACAAGCCCGCGGCCGCTGCGCCTGACAAGGTTGCCGCGGTTGCCGCGCCGGCCACGGTCAGCGGCGCCGCCGGCCGCCAGGACCAGCGCGTGCCGATGACGCGCCTGCGCGCGCGTATCGCCCAGCGCCTGCTCGAAGCCCAGCAGACACAGGCACAGCTCACCACGTTCAACGAAGTCGATCTCAAGGCCGTCATGGACGTGCGTGCGAAGTACAAGGACAGCTTCGAGAAGAAACACGGCGTGAAGCTGGGCTTCATGTCGTTCTTCGTGAAGGCCGCGGTCGAGGCGCTGAAACGCTTCCCGACGGTGAATGCGTCGATCGAAGGCAACGACATCGTCTATCACGAGTACTACGACATCGGTGTCGCGGTGTCGACGGAAAAAGGCCTGATGGTGCCGGTACTGCGCGACGCGGACCTGCAGAGCTACGCGGACGTCGAAAAGAACATCGGCGTGTTTGCCACGCGTGCCCGCGAAGGCAAGATCACTCTCGAAGAACTCACCGGCGGCACGTTCTCCATCACCAATGGCGGCACGTTCGGTTCGCTGCAGTCGACGCCCATCGTGAACATGCCGCAGAGCGCGATCCTCGGCATGCACAAGACCATGGATCGGCCCGTGGTCGTGAACGGCGAGATCGTCATCCGGCCGATGATGTACGTGGCGCTGTCCTACGATCACCGCATCATCGACGGCCGCGAGGCCGTGCAATTCCTCGTGACCATCAAGGATTGCCTGGAAGATCCGGCGCGTCTGCTGCTCGGCGTCTGA